Genomic window (Pogoniulus pusillus isolate bPogPus1 chromosome 17, bPogPus1.pri, whole genome shotgun sequence):
TGTGAAATGTAAGAAAAGCAAATGACTTAAAcattggagaaagaaaaaataagaaatcaAACTGTGGAGATTTTACAATTCCTTAGGACTTAGATGCAACATGACATTTCATTCCTTGTTGGAGTAGTTCTGACAGCTGAGAGGTCAAGTCTTTTATTTTCATTGATCATGCACTATCAGTTCTGTCCCAGGCTTTGTGTAGGTTTCCCTCTCTGTTACAATTTCTCGATTTTGTAATAAACTCTGAAGAACTCAGAACTCACTTTAAAGTATGTTATACAATTAACCACTACATTTTAATATGCATATGGAGGGATTCGCATCAAATGTGTGTAAAGTGACCTTAAATTGTATTGCTATGCAGTTCAGCTACAGAAACCTCAAAGAACTTAGCACTACAATTTGCTCTTGGTCTACCTTCAGCGttgcacactgctgtgcttAAGACATAGGAGTTATATAGGCCTCATTAAAAGGGGAAAGAGCAGATACAGATTCTTTCTCAAAAGCATTGCATTGGTGCTATTCACTTTTTTTTCAGGTCTTCTTCCTAGACTGCAGACTTCAGCTCTCACAATACGAACTCTAGCATCATCAAATTCCTTTTCTCAAACCATTCCAAGCTGTTTGTGGAAACTGGGCCGACTCAATCATGTAGCAATTGCAGTCCCTGATTTGGAAAAAGCTCAGGCTATGTATAAAGATGTGTTAGGAGCACAGGTGAGCAAGACTGTTGCTCTTCCTGAACATGGCGTCTACACAGTTTTTGTGGAGCTGGGAAACACCAAGCTGGAACTTCTACATCCTTTAGGAGAGAAAAGTCCCATTGCAAACTTTCTGCAAAAAAACAAGACTGGAGGAATACATCATATCTGCATCGAGGTATTTTAATGCAATCTATCATGTAATAATATGAAGATACTAAAGTATGGCTACTATTCGTAGGTTTGACCTGTGTCAAGAACACCTCAAGAAGGCTGTCGTGTTTCTCAGAATGCGTATTGCATAAGAAGAACTCGTTAaaatgacctttttttttctgttttggagATCACAGTTCATTATCATGACCTATGTGctattcttttcctcttctgtgcTATAAAGATTAAATTAGGGAAGGGAGGGTTAAGTATCCAGTGTGGAAGTGAACAAACCCAAGGAGTTTTAAGATAAGGTATAGTTTAGATTTCCAGGAGTTTACTCCTGTTTGATATTTAGTTGGTAATTGTGTACATAAGTCAAAGAAGATTGTCTGTTGTACTTCCCAAAGAGCAGTGAAGTGTCCAGAGTTTCCTCTGTCCTGTTCTTCCTTATCCATCAAAGAGATATTGGTCTGGAAGCACACAAAATGTAAAGTCGCTGGGTAAATTACTTAGCTTATTTAGCATTCTCATGTTTTAGTGTGGACATTTAATGCAAAATTtcatgctgctgcctgtgataTTAGTATTTTACAGATCAGAGTCTTTCAGACTTTTCTTATTTCATGCATAGGATTACTGATATGAGTAAAGAATGTTTTCAGAATATATATAAAGAACAGCATTTGTAGTTGCATGCTTTCTTTGAGCATTGAGAAATCTCCATACACTGCAATTTTTCTTACATTAAGTTTTCCTATCTGTGTATGttcaagaagaagaaaattaattctGTTTAAATTGACCATAAGTTGTATTGCTAAGCAGGTCTGCTATAGAAATCTGAAAGACCTCAGCTGAACTTAGGCAATAGGGGGTGTAGAAAATAGAAAAAACCCTCCAGCCAGTGGTACTGACTTACAGATACCAAAGAACGAAGTCATATGCATTTCTCAGTAAAAAGAACTCAAAGCTCCTAAGGATCTTAAGTACATGTAACCCCTTTTAAGATGCTTGGAGAAATATCTGTTAGCAGATGGAATTATTTTATGTAGAGCTCCATTTTGTACGAGAGATGATGTTGTTGCAGATAAACCAAAGATGGCTCTCAAGGAGGTCATACTGTAATTATGAAAACTGAGAAGGGTTGGACATGATAATTGTACCATGTTGGACAACGTGTAAGTGTAACAAGGAACatttataactgtatatagtaACAGGCCAGGAGTCATCATCCAGCAGTCAATTTCCATTCATTGGGTGTGGTAGTGCTACTTGCAGACATATTTTCCTAAATGAAGTCTTGTACCTCATTAATAGATTGCtcacagaagaaacaaaaacactgTCAGAAGTCCCTCACGTTTGTCTCCATGTAAAAACAAATGGAAGGTTATGGACTAATTTACatagaaaaaaacccatccaTTGCTGGCCTGCCATTTAAGAGTGACTGAAGACAGATTTGGTCACTACCACAGTCAATCAAAGAAGACATTAACCTCTCCCCTCCAATTTTCCATTCTCCTCAGATTGGAAAATCTTACAATTTCAAAGATACATCATCTTCTGAAGTTGAGCAAAAAACagtttggagaaaaaaatatagaATAACTTCAGTATCAATTGTTCAGTCATTTGAAATGTAGTATGTATTTTGTAGAAATATCTTTCTATGAACAGTCTTACTGCAAAAAGCTGAACTGTGAAAATTCTTTCCATACTGGAGAGAAAGCCTGATGAGTTTAtcaaaatgtttttcatttcttccttaAGGCTTATTATTCAAAGGAAAATCAAAGACAGATGTTTTGGTAGGGAAATTGTTTCAGACAAAATAagcattttaaaagaaattaaattattCCTGACCAGCTATAATTGAATTTAATAATTGCAATGAAAAGCATGCTGGACACTTGCTAGAAGAAGATAGAAATCAAACCTGATATTCTTCTAACACAGATGCAATCACAGGCTTTCAGCTGTTTACTCTCACTGCTTCCTTGGGGATGCAGTAATTCATTCCAGCTGAGCCCAGACACAATTCCTCTTGTGACCATCTCTgcaggacaggagcagcagctgcagtgggttTGCTGCTTGGAGAAATAACCTGGAGGGGGCTATGGCACACATTGGATGTGCTGTCTTACTTTCAGATAAAACTTGACAGCcgttttatcttttctttcttttctttagcaGACTGGTAGTTGTGTGTAGGAAGAACTGTACTGAGTTCTGAATTTTCATGAACAAAACTGCAAATGAGTAGGAATTAACTGCTCTCTGTTCCTCTTCCCTATAATGGCATCATGCAAATTTATTCACCGAGTTATGTCCATACACCTCAGTCTTTATTGATTATTGACTTTTGGATTAACTACCTTGAGTGCTAAATTTACTATTTCAAATAATTAATACATTTAAGGTTAGGGAAAACTCAACTGATGACATGACATCAGACTGAAGATCCCATATGGCAAAGGCAATTATTGTGGTGAGTTCAATATGAAAACTAGGCCATATTCTGGATATGTTTCTGATAATTCCAATATTCTCTTAGGAAACTATGAAAGCTCAACCTCCTCAGAGGATGATATTTTAAGTATAGCAAAATCTGTTTAAACAGCATATTGCAAAATATTCAAATAATTTCAAATTACTGTAGGATTTTTAATTTTAAGAGTAGGTGTTTAAAAACTTTTTTATTTACAGGattacaatttagaaataacatTTTAGTGTTACTGCTTTGAAATGTAGAATCTGCACAATATAGTAATGTGTTAATTTGTGTGAactgtatttttcttttataaGGTTGATGACATAAACACAGCCATGAcagaactgaagaaaaaaaagatacgAATATTGAGTGAAGAGCCAAAAATAGGTGCACATGGGAAACCTGTGATTTTTCTTCACCCTAAAGATTGCCATGGAGTCCTTGTGGAACTTGAGCAAGCTTAAGCTGTAATATTCATAAATAAAACAATAGATGGGTTGTGAAGTTACTGAGCTGGTGCTGAGAATACTGATGTGGTTTTCAGTCTTTACAAGTTCACTATAGTTCCCATGGATTAAATTACACTCTTGAGTGCTGAAATAGTGCTACAGATTTAGGGTaactttttgctttgttttgtttctgatcTAATTTTTAGAATTAATACGTTGACATTTCTTGAGTTCTTTGTAATTCTAAAGACAAATACATAAGCCAAGTAATTTATGTTCTGTTGCCTCATGTTTACTGCATGATTTTTACCTTTGTCACTACAGAAGCTATACAGTTTCTAGGTCAACTCATATTATTTAGTTCCACATTTCAGAGCAGAGACCCACTTCTCAGTGGCAACAATATAGCTTGGGTATTCCCCTtagaaacagaggaaaaacaaacactgTGTTTTCAGTTTTCAACATTCACCATCTGCACTTCACACTGATTGATTG
Coding sequences:
- the MCEE gene encoding methylmalonyl-CoA epimerase, mitochondrial isoform X1, whose translation is MRKEFCYPVHKVRGGNGEMRLLPRLQTSALTIRTLASSNSFSQTIPSCLWKLGRLNHVAIAVPDLEKAQAMYKDVLGAQVSKTVALPEHGVYTVFVELGNTKLELLHPLGEKSPIANFLQKNKTGGIHHICIEVDDINTAMTELKKKKIRILSEEPKIGAHGKPVIFLHPKDCHGVLVELEQA
- the MCEE gene encoding methylmalonyl-CoA epimerase, mitochondrial isoform X2, producing MAALLGRAAAGLLPRLQTSALTIRTLASSNSFSQTIPSCLWKLGRLNHVAIAVPDLEKAQAMYKDVLGAQVSKTVALPEHGVYTVFVELGNTKLELLHPLGEKSPIANFLQKNKTGGIHHICIEVDDINTAMTELKKKKIRILSEEPKIGAHGKPVIFLHPKDCHGVLVELEQA